AGTAATGAAGGCTGTGTATGGTGATGCTCAGTACAATGCGAGCAAGCATTCCAAATGGGAGGTTCTTGCAAAGAAACCAACGTTTGTCAAGGTTCCACTTCAAGGGGCGAATGAATGTGGCCATTATACTCTGAAGTATGCGAGATCCTATGATGGTGAAAAGATCGTTGAGAACATTCGAAATAATGATGTGGGTTCTAGTTGAGCTTTTCACTTTCTGTGTTTGGCTTATTGTGTATTCATTTTTTATGTGTCATGATTTTTGATAATTTGTTTTATTGTGTTGCAGCCTCGCATATTTGATTGGAACGCTGAGGATTTGTATAGAGTTGTGTTCAACCGGAATAACCAGCTTCTGGTGACGGAGCTTCCCAAGGAGGTTCAGGCTTTGGCTCCTGGTGCATAGAAGAAATGGTCATCATTTGCGTAGTGAATGGGATAGTTGTGTGATATATCTCTTGAAAGCATTGTAGGCTTTGTTTGTAGTGTTTGGATGTCTTGTCAGGTACTATGTAATAACTGGTATATTTTGTGTTGTGTTTAAGTGTGGCACAATGTTTAACAAACTTTTTTCCATGATGTTAGTGTGGTTGAATAACTGTTTCACTTGTGTATGTTTCATCGGGAATTCGTTTTGGTTAAGTTTTATTTTTTGTACTGAAGTCTTATACACTAGTTGAACTGAAAACACCTTTTTTCAAGTGCATTACGAGTTGTTGCTGAAAAATgagatttattttattttcatctgTCCCAACCTAAGTTGGACCTTTATAGTTTGTGTACCCTCTTTTCTTGTACTTATGGTATAGTTCTGTTAGTACTAAATTGTAATCTCATTCAGTGTAAGGCTTTTAAACTTTTGTGTCATGATAGCACTTGTGGATCTAGCGTGAGTGGAGTGACGCTTCCTTGTTATGTAGAACTGATTTCATATAATGTATTAGAACTGAAGTTTTTTTTGGGATTGAAATTATTTACGACGAAGTTGCTACGTGATCTCTAGCCAGATTTTACTTAAGTATAAGAAATTTAGCAAAATTTGAGAGCCAAATTTTTGTTTGAACTTCTTGaattttagtagttgaacttcaTAGTAAAAGTTAAAGCACTAGTTTAAATTAGCTACATTTAACAGATAGCCCTATTAAGTTCATAACTACTTCACTAGTCAATGTGGACTGAAGCTTCTGTTGTTTGTTTTTGTGAATTTTTATCCATGGTTGAACTGTAATCTATTTTGGTTGAGTCTTGGCCTTCTTTCTCAAGGCATTAATTGGTATCATCATAGTACTTACCGAAAAAACTAAGTTGTACTGAGATTTCAATTGTGCTAGTACTTTGATCATTTTTTTTGAGTTGTTTGAAACTAGTACCTCAGTGGTCATTGTGGGCTGATGCTTCTGTCATCTTTCTTGTGATTTTTCTCCTTGGTCGAACTGACATCTTTTTGATTTAGTTTTGGTCTTCTTTTTTCTAGGCTGTGGTTCTTCTCAAGGCAACATTTGGTATCATCATAGTACTTGCCGTAAAGACTAAGTTGTACTGAGATTTCAATTGTGCTATGACTGTTATTCTTAGTGTGTCACTGTTTTAGGGAATGTGAACTGAAGCTTCCCGCTCCTTTTTATTATTGTAGAATGAATGTACTGTGTGTTCAAGTGTACTAGTACTTTCAATCCTAGCATGCTAGTGACTAGGAAATATGTACTGATGGTTCTTTCCTTTTCCTGTTGCAGTACTTAGTAATTTTGTAACTAATATTAGCATGATGTTGTTAGTACTGAATGTTGTCCTCGGCTGAAACTTAGTCTTTTTAGTGTTCTTCTGAAACTAAAAACTGCTTTTTAGTGTGATAGCACTACCGTACATGACTAAGCTGTATTGAGCGTCCAAGGCTACTATTTGTTGTTGTCCTTAGTTAGTCTGCCACTGTTTTTTGTGAAAATATCCATGTGTGATTTGTTGCTCCGTGACTAGTGCTGCATAGCAGCCATCAAGTTTCATTCACAACCTACTTCAACTTCAAATGATGGATAAACAAATGGGAAGCTAGCAAATTTGTCGAACGACATAAGCAAATGATGTACTTGATAGACATAGGCAAACTTGTTCAAACCCTGACACACATAACATAAGGAAGCTGGTTCAACTTAACGAAAGCAAACTACAAATCTGAATCAACAAGATTAAGGACAAGCAGAAGCGCGAGCAACAGGAAGGCATACTTTCATGTCTCTTCATCCCGCGAAGTGGCAGTGGTAGTAGGGGTCATCCTCCTGCTCTTTTGCAATTTCCCAACCTGTTGTGATGTTGTCAATTATCTTCCATGACTTGTACGTGGCGTATGCATCTATTCCTGCGTACCCGATGAGCTTGTCTGGCAGTGGGCCGATCCCCCATAGTTTGTGGTCTTCCCGCGTGTCGATTTTCTTCTTCATGCCTTTGTAGAATGGGTGGATGACGCTGGCTGCAACATCGGCCAAGGACTCGTACAATTTCCTGGTGGGTGGAACTTTCCACTTGCGCTGCATGTCGATGAAGTTGTTGGGGTTGATCTCCAAACCAGACTTGTTCAACATCCGCTTGTCACCTTCAATGCTGAAACCGGCAAATGTGTACAATTTCCCCTCCTGCAGGAACACTTTGAGGCGCTTGGGCCTACAAGGGGGAGACACATATTGAAGATTAGTGTTCTTTTTTGAAGATTTAAttcttttgttttttggtttACAAGTGATAACCCATGAGGTAGACGCTTATATAGTATAAGTCATGGTTGAATGTAGTTCAGAAACTAGTACACAAAGTTTTAAAATTAAATTCAACTACACCATGTCATTTTTATTTTTTGGTATCTTCAGTGCTTCAACAAATGGTTCACCAAGTTCGAGAACCTATAACCAGAGTAAATGATCTATGTGCTGCTTACTTcaagtttagtttagtttttgtTGAATAAAAGACCTATACCTGTGCTTCACCGAGTTCTTACTTCATTTTTTGCTGCTAAAAATTACATCAGACCAAGTTCAGAAACTACTTGTGTACATCAAGTTTAAAAGCAACTTTTAATACATCAATTCTATAAACTATACTAGTGCATCAAGATCAGAATCTATGCTAGTACATCAAGTTCAGAAATTAATTTGGTGAAACAATTTTTAGATGCTAATCCAGTGCATCAGTTTCAGATGCTAATCCAGTGCATCTGTTTCAGATGCTTATCTGGTGCAACAATCCACTTCATAATTTCAGAAATGCATGTAACTTGAGAAACATGCACTCGTGCATCCACTTCACAAACTATAGTAGTTCATCTAGTTGGGAAACAAGTTTAATGAAATTTTTAgggagtagtactagtagaacAGATGAATGAACAGTAGTATGGGTTACCATTTTATGGCCGCTGCGATGTGGTCACCAAGCAGAGTTCCTCCACGCACAACTGCAGGACTGCTGCCATCTAGGGAGGTTCATCTTCGCTGGTGTACTCCACATCAACTCCGATGAAGCTAGGATACAAGCCACCGCCCTTCATCCTGAGCCTGCTCATCATCTCGTTGGCCTTGTCTGGTTCGCTGGTGCAGACAATCTCCGGCGTCTCCTTGCCGTGGAGCTCAACCCCTGTGAGGGTTTTCGTGTACGCGTGCATCTTGCCGGGGACGTGAACGTCATCGGGGTTGTTGCTCTGGTCGGACGTCTCGCCATGATGACACTTGGTGGACGGTTCCTCCGCCAtcgccctcctccggcgactGGGATTGGGACAGAGAAGTTTCTGGTTTGTCTGCAGTGAAGATGGAAGCGGCAATGGTTGTTCTGGGAATGAGGCAGAGATGGAAGAGAATGGGTTATTTCCAGCGCGTGGATGGGGATGTGTGGAAGGCAGTTCGTCGGGGACGTGGGTGTAGTGGTCGTGGGGTCGCCGTTTGCAGTCCCTTGTGGCAACCGCCCAGTGGGTGGCGCGGGTGGTGGCCTGGAAGAACCAACCGTCCAAGCCAAGGGTTTTTACTGTCGCACTGAGTAGTCTTGTCAAGCTGTACTTACCAGCTGCTTATCCCACTTGCACGTCTCAGGGGTGGTGATGATGGCATTTTGCATTGTTTAAGTGACATATGCTTTGTGATGTTTTTCCGTGTGGAGGTTAATTCTTGTTTTTCCACTGAAGTTGTATACACTAATTGATCTCAGAACATATTTCAGTGCCCTAGGAGTTGTTGCTCAAAACTGGGATTTACTTTATTTTCATCTGTCCCAGCCTAAGTTAGGCCTTTATGGTTTTTGTATTCTCTTTTTAGTGCACTTATGGTTTAGTGCTGTGTGAACTGAATTGTAATTTCATACAGCGTACGGTTTTGAAATTTGGTGTCACAGTGGTGTGAGTGGCCAGACTATTCCTGCTTTTTTAGTACTGATGTCATATGTATGATTGAACTGAATTTTTTATTTACGACAAAATCGTTCGTTGAGGTGTGGACAGATTTTATATAAATAAGAAATTTAGCAGAATTGACAAACATTATCTATTTGAACTTCTTgcattttagtagttgaactttTCGGATTTTATATAAATAAGAAATTTAGCAGAATTGACAAACATTATCTATTTGAACTTCTTgcattttagtagttgaacttgaaagtaATATTTTTAATTCGGTGTTTTAAATTATGTACATTTTAACAGATAGGCTATTAAGTTCTCTGCTTTTTAGAGTTTCATTTTTTTTGTAtcatattttttccttttttatcaTCCGTGGTGCAGAGctataattatttttatttttgttcttttgtATTTAAAATTATTGCTTTTTGAACTTCTATATTTCCAGTTTTCCAACTTTTTTGTAGTTTATATTTCTTTGCCCCGCGCTCTGCTTTGTTTAGCTGGCCTTATCGGTGGGGTGTTTGTAGACAATGGAGGCTATTGGGCCGTTTTCCGGCCCAAATGGCCCGCGCGGGCTATTTGGGGACTCTTGGATGTGCGTGTAATCtgggtttagtcccacctcgctaagGGAGGAGGCTCTCGACCTATTTATTAGCGCGGCCGAGTCCTACTGGTCGAACTCCTCTGAATACTTACCTGAGCGCTTATACATGACGCTCTCTCTATCTCTCATGACCTGTGGGCCCTGGTCGGCTGGCCCTACGTTGTGCGGATTTTGGTTTGAATCTAGTACTTAACTCCACCTGTAACCTGGACTGATACTTTTTGTTCTAGTTCTTGTGAATTTTGTGGAAGTGTTATATTTTCATTTGAGTTTTTTGCCTTCTTTTTGTGCTTGTTTTTGTGATTGTTCTCAAGGGTCTTCTGGTATCATTTTCAGCACTATGGTACTTGCGTGTAGACTAAGTTGTACTGATAGTCCATTCATAGTAGCACTTATGTTCTTAGTCTGACATTTTATTTTTTTGTGGGATTACGAACTGATGCTTCTTTGTACTTTTTATTGTAGTAAGTATGTACTGTCCGGTCAAGTGTGATAGTACTGTTATTCTTAGTCTGCAAGTGACCAACATAAGTGTGTGCTGATGCTTCTTAACTTTTTCTGTTGTAGTACTTGTTAATTTTCTAGCAGCTACATATGAATGAGAACAGTACATGAAGTACTAAGAATTTCTGCTTCAACTTTTGAAGTGTTGTTAAGCAACTCAAATTGTACTGATTGTTTTCAACGTTATGTTTTCTATACAATACAGAATCAAAACTACACATGGAACATCGTTGTGTGATTAGTTGCTTCATAACTAGTACTGAAGAGCAGCCACAAAGTTCCATTCAGAAGCTACTTTGAATTTGAAATGATGGATTAACAAAATACGAAGCTACCAAACTTATATAATGAGATAAGCAAAACaatgtacttgatgacataagtaAACTTATTCAACCATGATAAGCATGTCATAATCATATACTGGTTCAACCCAACAAGAGCAAACAATAAATCTGAAACAACGAGGTAAAAGgcaagcacaagcggaagcaaAACGAAGGCAGACTTTGATGTATCTTCATCCCTAAAAGGGGCAGTCGTATTGGGGGTAAGCCTCCCGCGCTTTTGAAATTTACTAACCATTTGTGATGTTGTCGATCAGGGTCCATGACTTGTACATGGCGTATGCATCTACTCCTGCGTACTCGATGAGGTTGTCTGGCAGCGGGCTGATCCCCCACAGTTTGTGGTCTTCCTGCGTGTCGATGTTCTTCTTCGTGCCTTTGTAGAATGGGTGGATGACGCTGGCTGCAACATCGGCCAAGGACTCGTACAATTTCCTGGTGGGTGGAACTTTCCACTTGCGCTGCATGTCGATGAAGTTGTTGGGGTTGATCTCCAAACCAGACTTGTTCAACATCCGCTTGTCACCTTCAATGCTGAAACCGGCAAATGTGTACAATTTCCCCTCCTGCAGGAACACTTTGAGGCGCTTGGGCCTACAAGGGGGAGACACATATTGAAGATTAGTGTTCTTTTTTGAAGATTTAAttcttttgttttttggtttACAAGTGATAACCCATGAGGTAGACGCTTATATAGTATAAGTCATGGTTGAATGTAGTTCAGAAACTAGTACACAAAGTTTTAAAATTAAATTCAACTACACCATGTCATTTTTATTTTTTGGTATCTTCAGTGCTTCAACAAATGGTTCACCAAGTTCGAGAACCTATAACCAGAGTAAATGATCTATGTGCTGCTTACTTcaagtttagtttagtttttgtTGAATAAAAGACCTATACCTGTGCTTCACCGAGTTCTTACTTCATTTTTTGCTGCTAAAAATTACATCAGACCAAGTTCAGAAACTACTTGTGTACATCAAGTTTAAAAGCAACTTTTAATACATCAATTCTATAAACTATACTAGTGCATCAAGATCAGAATCTATGCTAGTACATCAAGTTCAGAAATTAATTTGGTGAAACAATTTTTAGATGCTAATCCAGTGCATCAGTTTCAGATGCTAATCCAGTGCATCTGTTTCAGATGCTTATCTGGTGCAACAATCCACTTCATAATTTCAGAAATGCATGTAACTTGAGAAACATGCACTCGTGCATCCACTTCACAAACTATAGTAGTTCATCTAGTTGGGAAACAAGTTTAATGAAATTTTTAgggagtagtactagtagaacAGATGAATGAACAGTAGTATGGGTTACCATTTTATGGCCGCTGCGATGTGGTCACCAAGCAGAGTTCCTCCACGCACAACTGTAGGACTGCTGCCATCTAGGGAGGTTCATCTTCGCTGGTGTACTCCACATCAACTCCGATGAAGCTAGGATACAAGCCACCGCCCTTCATCCTGAGCCTGCTCATCATCTCGTTGGCCTTGTCTGGTTCGCTGGTGCAGACAATCTCCGGCGTCTCCTTGCCGTGGAGCTCAACCCCTGTGAGGGTTTTCGTGTACGCGTGCATCTTGCCGGGGACGTGAACGTCATCGGGGTTGTTGCTCTGGTCGGACGTCTCGCCATGATGACACTTGGTGGACGGTTCCTCCGCCAtcgccctcctccggcgactGGGATTGGGACAGAGAAGTTTCTGGTTTGTCTGCAGTGAAGATGGAAGCGGCAATGGTTGTTCTGGGAATGAGGCAGAGATGGAAGAGAATGGGTTATTTCCAGCGCGTGGATGGGGATGTGTGGAAGGCAGTTCGTCGGGGACGTGGGTGTAGTGGTCGTGGGGTCGCCGTTTGCAGTCCCTTGTGGCAACCGCCCAGTGGGTGGCGCGGGTGGTGGCCTGGAAGAACCAACCGTCCAAGCCAAGGGTTTTTACTGTCGCACTGAGTAGTCTTGTCAAGCTGTACTTACCAGCTGCTTATCCCACTTGCACGTCTCAGGGGTGGTGATGATGGCATTTTGCATTGTTTAAGTGACATATGCTTTGTGATGTTTTTCCGTGTGGAGGTTAATTCTTGTTTTTCCACTGAAGTTGTATACACTAATTGATCTCAGAACATATTTCAGTGCCCTAGGAGTTGTTGCTCAAAACTGGGATTTACTTTATTTTCATCTGTCCCAGCCTAAGTTAGGCCTTTATGGTTTTTGTATTCTCTTTTTAGTGCACTTATGGTTTAGTGCTGTGTGAACTGAATTGTAATTTCATACAGCGTACGGTTTTGAAATTTGGTGTCACAGTGGTGTGAGTGGCCAGACTATTCCTGCTTTTTTAGTACTGATGTCATATGTATGATTGAACTGAATTTTTTATTTACGACAAAATCGTTCGTTGAGGTGTGGACAGATTTTATATAAATAAGAAATTTAGCAGAATTGACAAACATTATCTATTTGAACTTCTTgcattttagtagttgaactttTCGGATTTTATATAAATAAGAAATTTAGCAGAATTGACAAACATTATCTATTTGAACTTCTTgcattttagtagttgaacttgaaagtaATATTTTTAATTCGGTGTTTTAAATTATGTACATTTTAACAGATAGGCTATTAAGTTCTCTGCTTTTTAGAGTTTCATTTTTTTTGTAtcatattttttccttttttatcaTCCGTGGTGCAGAGctataattatttttatttttgttcttttgtATTTAAAATTATTGCTTTTTGAACTTCTATATTTCCAGTTTTCCAACTTTTTTGTAGTTTATATTTCTTTGCCCCGCGCTCTGCTTTGTTTAGCTGGCCTTATCGGTGGGGTGTTTGTAGACAATGGAGGCTATTGGGCCGTTTTCCGGCCCAAATGGCCCGCGCGGGCTATTTGGGGACTCTTGGATGTGCGTGTAATCtgggtttagtcccacctcgctaagGGAGGAGGCTCTCGACCTATTTATTAGCGCGGCCGAGTCCTACTGGTCGAACTCCTCTGAATACTTACCTGAGCGCTTATACACGACGCTCTCTCTATCTCTCATGACCTGTGGGCCCTGGTCGGCTGGCCCTACGTTGTGCGGATTTTGGTTTGAATCTAGTACTTAACTCCACCTGTAACCTGGACTGATACTTTTTGTTCTAGTTCTTGTGAATTTTGTGGAAGTGTTATATTTTCATTTGAGTTTTTTGCCTTCTTTTTGTGCTTGTTTTTGTGATTGTTCTCAAGGGTCTTCTGGTATCATTTTCAGCACTATGGTACTTGCGTGTAGACTAAGTTGTACTGATAGTCCATTCATAGTAGCACTTATGTTCTTAGTCTGACATTTTATTTTTTTGTGGGATTACGAACTGATGCTTCTTTGTACTTTTTATTGTAGTAAGTATGTACTGTCCGGTCAAGTGTGATAGTACTGTTATTCTTAGTCTGCAAGTGACCAACATAAGTGTGTGCTGATGCTTCTTAACTTTTTCTGTTGTAGTACTTGTTAATTTTCTAGCAGCTACATATGAATGAGAACAGTACATGAAGTACTAAGAATTTCTGCTTCAACTTTTGAAGTGTTGTTAAGCAACTCAAATTGTACTGATTGTTTTCAACGTTATGTTTTCTATACAATACAGAATCAAAACTACACATGGAACATCGTTGTGTGATTAGTTGCTTCATAACTAGTACTGAAGAGCAGCCACAAAGTTCCATTCAGAAGCTACTTTGAATTTGAAATGATGGATTAACAAAATACGAAGCTACCAAACTTATATAATGAGATAAGCAAAACaatgtacttgatgacataagtaAACTTATTCAACCATGATAAGCATGTCATAATCATATACTGGTTCAACCCAACAAGAGCAAACAATAAATCTGAAACAACAAGGTAAAAGgcaagcacaagcggaagcaaAACGAAGGCAGACTTTGATGTATCTTCATCCCTAAAAGGGGCAGTCGTATTGGGGGTAAGCCTCCCGCGCTTTTGAAATTTACTAACCATTTGTGATGTTGTCGATCAGGGTCCATGACTTGTACATGGCGTATGCATCTACTCCTGCGTACTCGATGAGGTTGTCTGGCAGCGGGCTGATCCCCCACAGTTTGTGGTCTTCCTGCGTGTCGATGTTCTTCTTCGTGCCTTTGTAGAATGGGTGGATGACGCTGGCTGCAACATCAGTCAAGGAGTCGTACTCTTTTTCGGTGTACGGAAATCTTCAAATGCGCTGAATGTCGATGTACTTGTTGGGGTTGATCTCCAAACCAGACATCTTCAGCTTCTCTTTGTCGCCTTCAATGCTGAAACCGGCAAATGTGAACAACTTCTCATACTTCAGCATCTCGTTCAGGCGCTTGGGCCTGCAAGGAGAGAGACATTTTCAAGGTTAGCATTACTTTGATGTTTAAATTCttcatttttgttttgttttacaaACGATGAATCCATGAAGTAGATGCTTATATAGCATAATTAATGGATGAATGTACTTCAGAAACTAGACAACAAAGTTCTGAAATTAAATTCAAGTACATTATGTTATTTTTCTTTTTGGATTATACATAGTTTGAGTCAATGTTGTATGTGCTGCTTTAGTACTAGTTTAGTTTACTTTTGTTGAATAGGACAACACATACCAGTGCTTCACCAAGTTCTTAGTTTTTTTGCTTATGAAAATAACATTAGACCAAATTCAGAAACTACTTCACTACATCAAGTTCAGGAACATCTTTTTAATACACCGAGTACACAAACTACACTATCGGATCAAGATCAGAAACTACACTGGTACATCAACTTCAGAAATTAATCTTCTGCAAGATTTTTCAAATAGTAATCCAGTGCATTAGGTTCAAAAATTCATTTATAGTGTATCTACTTGAGAAAATGCAGTAGTGCATCCACTTTCACAAACCACACTAGTACATCTAGTTGGGAAACAAGTTCGATGAACTTTTCAGGATACATTACTAATTAAACAGATGAACCAAACAGGGGAAATGAGTAGTATGGGTCACCATTTTGTGGCTGCTGCGATGTGGTACACCAGGCAGAGTTCCTCCACGGACAACTACAGGACTGCTTCCATCTGGGGAGGTTCGTCTTCCCTGGTGTAGTGCACACCAACGCCGATGATCCTACGATGCAAGCCGCCAGCCTTCCTCCAGAGCCTGGAGATCATCTCGTCGGCCTTGTCTAGTTCGCTGGTGTAGACGATCTCCAACGTCTCCTTGCCGTGGAGCTCAACCCCTGTGAGGGTTTTGGTGTACGCGCGCTTCTCGCCGGGGACGCGAACGACGTTGAGGTTGCTGCTCTTGTCGGATGTCTCGCGATGATGACGCTTGGCGGACGGTTCCTCCGCCATTGCTCTCCTCTGGCGACTGTGGGCTTGGGAGGGAGAAGTTTCTGGTTTGCCTGTAGTGGAGATGGAAGCGGCTTTGGTGGTTCTGGGAATGAGGCAGAGATGGAAGACAATGGGGTTTTTGCAGTGCGTGGACGGGGATGTGTGGGAGGCGGTTCATCGGGGACGTGGGTGTAGTGGTCGTGGGGTCGCCGTTTGCAGTCCCTTGTGGCAACCGCCCAGTGAGTGGCGCGGGCGGTGGCCTGGAAGAACCAATCGTCCAAGCCAATTTATTTGCCAGGGTATTAATCTGGTCGCACTGAGTAGTCTTGTTAAGCTGTACTTATCAGTTGCTTATCCCACTTGCTCGTCTCAGGGTCAATGATGATGTCATTTTATTGTCGCACTGATCCGTCTTGTCAAGCTGTACTTATCAGCTGCTTATCCCACTTGCACGTGGcagggttggtgatgatggagGTTTGTAGTCTTCTACTTTGGGTACTTGGACTGGTGATTGAAGTCTAATTGAACTTACCAAATACCAGTCCGACTATGTGTGTCATGCTAATCTTTTCTAAAACAATTTTGTTTTTTAAAAGGATTGTTTATATCAACATAATCTTTGAAAGTATTTTTATAGATAAACTAGTTTTTCATCAGTACAGGTGTATTATATTTGCACTTTCAATTTTTTCGGTTTGCTTGAGGTAATTATTTTTATGTACTAATGGACTTTCTGAACTAGGACTGGAAGAACCAGGCATAGCTTGTTTTTGAAACGATGTTTTCTGAGGTGTTCATGGGTGTGTTTGGTTACCCTGCCTTGTACTGACGAGTGAGAATTATCAGTACTGATGTACTATAAGAGTTTAATTTTTCCTTAACATATTTTTGCTGAGTTACTAGTCGACAGTAGTGTTGGCGTTACATAAATCCAGATAAGTTTTTTCAAATATATTTGTGACTATATTCAAAAGGATTATCAAATGGTTTACATAATAATGTCACTTGTCCAGCGGGCACAAATCACAAATTATATCTTAACTATAGTACTGATCGAGAAATCGATGATAAAGCTAAATAAGTTTTGGTAACGACAGTGTTTCTGATATGTTTCCTCATTGTGTACCGAGGCAACTGAGAGTACAAGCTTATTTTTCAGTTGATGCAGCAACATAACCACTATGGATTCTTCAGTCTTGAGCTCCTCCTAACTGGCCCCGAATGTTGTCCCTTGCCGGCGCCCTTTCCTGGTTGAGCCTTGGCAGCTTCATCGTCAGTTTCAGTTTCCTCGTCCCCAATACTATCATCTTCATTGTCTTTGTATGATTGGCCGCCATTCTCATCAaactcttcttcttcatcctcttcaTTTGATTGTTTGGAACTTTGGACCTTGCCCTGTTTCTGTTCAGCGCCACTGACCTCCTTGCCCACTTTGCATGTGCGGGCATTATGGCCGTCAGTTCCCCCACACTTGCGGCAGTAGCTGTTATGTGTGTCGTCTTCATTGGTAGAAACCTGGGCGGCTCCAATCTGCTTCAGCAGCTTCTGCTTGTTGACAATGGCATCTGTGCAGAGTGTGCATGTGCGGTAATTATGA
The sequence above is a segment of the Aegilops tauschii subsp. strangulata cultivar AL8/78 chromosome 6, Aet v6.0, whole genome shotgun sequence genome. Coding sequences within it:
- the LOC141025970 gene encoding uncharacterized protein, producing MAEEPSAKRHHRETSDKSSNLNVVRVPGEKRAYTKTLTGVELHGKETLEIVYTSELDKADEMISRLWRKAGGLHRRIIGVGVHYTREDEPPQMEAVLPKRLNEMLKYEKLFTFAGFSIEGDKEKLKMSASVIHPFYKGTKKNIDTQEDHKLWGISPLPDNLIEYAGVDAYAMYKSWTLIDNITNG
- the LOC141025969 gene encoding uncharacterized protein, which codes for MAEEPSTKCHHGETSDQSNNPDDVHVPGKMHAYTKTLTGVELHGKETPEIVCTSEPDKANEMMSRLRMKGGGLYPSFIGVDVEPKRLKVFLQEGKLYTFAGFSIEGDKRMLNKSGLEINPNNFIDMQRKWKVPPTRKLYESLADVAASVIHPFYKGTKKNIDTQEDHKLWGISPLPDNLIEYAGVDAYAMYKSWTLIDNITNG
- the LOC141025968 gene encoding uncharacterized protein, which encodes MAEEPSTKCHHGETSDQSNNPDDVHVPGKMHAYTKTLTGVELHGKETPEIVCTSEPDKANEMMSRLRMKGGGLYPSFIGVDVEPKRLKVFLQEGKLYTFAGFSIEGDKRMLNKSGLEINPNNFIDMQRKWKVPPTRKLYESLADVAASVIHPFYKGMKKKIDTREDHKLWGIGPLPDKLIGYAGIDAYATYKSWKIIDNITTGWEIAKEQEDDPYYHCHFAG